A portion of the Harpia harpyja isolate bHarHar1 chromosome 15, bHarHar1 primary haplotype, whole genome shotgun sequence genome contains these proteins:
- the GPD1 gene encoding glycerol-3-phosphate dehydrogenase [NAD(+)], cytoplasmic, translating to MGGKKVCVVGSGNWGSVIAKIAGSNAARLSTFENQVNMWVLEEEVGGRRLTDIINTEHENVKYLPGYKLPPNVVAEPDLLKACAGADILLFVVPHQFIGKVCDQLKGHVKKDAVGVSLIKGVDEGPDGLRLISDIIHEKLGIEISVLMGANIASEVAEGKFCETTIGCKNTQHGQTLKELMQTPNFRVTVVQEADTVEICGALKNVVAVGAGFCDGLGYGDNTKAAVIRLGLMEMIGFAKLFCKGPVTSSTFLESCGVADLITTCYGGRNRKVAEAFAKTGKSIEQLEKELLNGQKLQGPPTSAELHRILKSKNAVEKFPLFTAVYQICYEGKPVTDIITCLQNHPEHM from the exons ATGGGTGGCAAGAAAGTCTGCGTCGTGGGTTCTGGCAACTG GGGCTCGGTCATCGCCAAGATCGCTGGCAGCAATGCGGCGCGGCTGAGCACCTTCGAGAACCAGGTGAACATgtgggtgctggaggaggaggtggggggccGGCGGCTCACTGACATCATCAACACGGAGCACGAAAATGTGAAGTACTTGCCAGGGTACAAGCTGCCCCCCAACGTG GTAGCAGAGCCAGACCTGCTGAAAGCCTGTGCTGGGGCTGACATCCTCCTGTTCGTGGTTCCCCATCAGTTTATCGGCAAAGTCTGCGACCAGCTCAAGGGCCACGTGAAGAAAGATGCTGTCGGGGTGTCGCTCATCAAG GGGGTGGATGAAGGACCAGATGGGCTGAGGCTGATCTCAGACATTATCCATGAGAAACTGGGAATAGAGATAAGCGTCCTCATGGGGGCCAACATTGCTAGTGAAGTGGCAGAAGGGAAGTTCTGTGAAACAACCATCG GCTGCAAGAACACGCAGCATGGGCAGACGCTGAAGGAGCTGATGCAGACACCGAATTTCCGGGTGACGGTGGTGCAGGAGGCTGACACTGTAGAGATCTGTGGGGCTCTCAAG AACGTTGTGGCTGTAGGAGCTGGTTTCTGTGATGGGCTTGGCTATGGAGACAACACGAAGGCTGCCGTGATCCGTCTGGGACTGatggagatgattggctttgccAAACTCTTCTGTAAGGGCCCCGTCACCTCCTCCACTTTCCTGGAGAGCTGTGGGGTGGCTGACCTCATCACTACCTGCTATGGTGGCCGCAACCGCAAGGTGGCTGAGGCTTTTGCCAAGACTGGGAAG TCTATtgagcagctggagaaggagctgtTGAATGGGCAGAAGCTGCAAGGTCCCCCGACATCTGCTGAGCTGCATCGCATCCTTAAAAGCAAGAACGCAGTGGAGAA GTTCCCCCTCTTCACAGCTGTGTATCAGATCTGCTACGAGGGCAAACCTGTTACTGATATCATTACGTGTCTCCAGAACCACCCTGAGCACATGTAA
- the ASIC1 gene encoding acid-sensing ion channel 1 isoform X1, producing MVALETAWQPAGRPWPEQLVGLPGPCCPAARMEDAVRVRSTPGVCAHTRAHPRRPDLAAPRDPRAAPGAPSASVLLELAMSAPSYQPQPAGPGGPGEPAEPPLAPPLLLPAPDIPSSLLSPLSIPLLLSLTPARLSLLFPPPFLFSELAPSSFPALPQPLSPTPRGTDPPLKTPRLWQGRGQDPHAGAGTRTLQLGPPRWTMPLQIFCTISFSSEEAPRDAAAAGKGEDGADEFLYGQEEDEEEEEDAGAATDFVAFASSCTLHGLSHIFVEGSLGARQALWALAFLLSLSVFLYQVADRIVYYLEYHHVTLLSEEDSPEMTFPAVTFCNINRVRVSQLSHEDLLYLAPLVDYEPGMELGFAPAQPSPGDEDEPLNLYGFFNRTCHQLEDMLLSCSYRGEQCGPGDFAAVFTRYGKCYTFNAGQDGKPRLITMKGGTGNGLEIMLDIQQDEYLPVWGETDETSFEAGIKVQIHSQDEPPLIDQLGFGVAPGFQTFVSCQEQRLIYLPPPWGDCKAVAGDSEFYDTYSITACRIDCETRYLVENCNCRMVHMPGDAPYCTPEQYKECADPALDFLVEKDNEYCVCEMPCNVTRYGKELSMVKIPSKASAKYLAKKYNKSEQYIGENILVLDIFFEALNYETIEQKKAYEVAGLLGDIGGQMGLFIGASILTVLELFDYAYEVIKHRLCRRGKCRKNHKRNNTDKGVALSMDDVKRHNPCESIRGHPAGMTYAANILPHHPARGTFEDFTC from the exons ATGGTGGCTCTGGAAACAGCCTGGCAACCGGCGGGGAGGCCCTGGCCGGAGCAGCTGGTCGGGCTGCCAGGACCGTGCTGCCCCGCAGCGAGGATGGAGGATGCGGTGCGGGTACGCAGCACGCCGGGTGTCTGTGCGCACACCCGTGCGCACCCGCGTCGGCCGGACCTGGCAGCCCCTCGGGACCCCCGGGCAGCACCGGGAGCTCCCAGTGCGTCAGTGCTTCTGGAGCTGGCGATGTCTGCTCCGTCCTACCAGCCGCAGCCAGCTGGTCCCGGGGGACCTGGGGAGCCCGCAGAACCGCCCCTcgctcctcctctcctcctccctgctcctgatATACCCTCCTCTCTCCTGTCCCCTCTGAGcatccctctgctcctctccctcaCTCCCGCTCGCCTCTCgctccttttccctcctccatttctcttctctgaacttgccccttcctccttccctgctctcccccagcccctctcaccCACACCCCGAGGAACCGACCCACCATTGAAGACCCCCAGGCTCTGGCAGGGCAGGGGCCAGGACCCCCACGCCGGAGCTGGGACCCGCACGCTGCAGCTGGGACCCCCACGCTGGACAATGCCTCTCCAGATATTCTGCACCATCTCCTTCTCCAGCGAGgaagcaccaagagatgctgcagcCGCCGGGAAAGGAGAGGATGGAGCAGACGAGTTCCTGTATGggcaggaggaggatgaagaggaggaggaggacgcaGGGGCAGCCACGGACTTTGTGGCCTTTGCCAGCAGCTGCACGCTGCACGGGCTGAGCCACATCTTCGTGGAGGGCAGCCTGGGCGCTCGGCAGGCGCTCTGGGCGCTggccttcctcctctccctctccgtCTTCCTCTACCAGGTGGCCGACCGCATCGTCTATTACCTGGAGTACCACCACGTCACGCTGCTCAGCGAGGAGGACAGCCCCGAGATGACCTTTCCTGCCGTCACCTTCTGCAACATCAACCGTGTGCGGGTCTCGCAGCTCAGCCACGAGGACCTGCTCTACCTGGCCCCCCTGGTCGACTACGAGCCCGGGATGGAGCTGGGCTTCgccccggcccagcccagccccggggatGAGGACGAGCCCCTAAATTTGTACGGTTTTTTTAACCGTACTTGTCACCAGCTGGAGGacatgctgctgagctgcagctaCCGGGGCGAGCAGTGTGGCCCCGGCGACTTCGCGGCG GTCTTCACCCGCTATGGGAAGTGCTACACCTTCAATGCGGGGCAGGACGGGAAGCCCCGGCTCATCACCATGAAGGGGGGCACCGGCAACGGCCTGGAGATCATGCTGGACATTCAGCAGGACGAGTACCTGCCAGTGTGGGGGGAAACAG ATGAGACCTCGTTCGAAGCCGGGATCAAGGTGCAGATCCACAGCCAGGACGAGCCCCCGCTGATCGACCAGCTGGGCTTCGGGGTGGCTCCCGGCTTCCAGACCTTCGTGTCCTGCCAGGAGCAGCGG ctcatCTACCTGCCGCCTCCCTGGGGTGACTGCAAGGCCGTGGCGGGCGACTCGGAGTTTTACGACACCTATAGCATCACCGCTTGCCGCATCGACTGCGAGACCCGTTACCTGGTGGAGAACTGCAACTGCCGCATGGTGCACATGCCAG gcGATGCCCCTTACTGCACACCGGAGCAGTACAAGGAGTGTGCGGATCCGGCCTTAG aTTTCCTGGTGGAGAAGGACAACGAGTACTGCGTCTGCGAGATGCCCTGCAACGTGACCCGCTACGGCAAAGAGCTCTCCATGGTGAAGATCCCCAGCAAGGCCTCCGCCAAGTACCTGGCCAAGAAGTACAACAAGTCGGAGCAGTACATCGG GGAGAACATCCTGGTGCTGGATATCTTCTTTGAAGCCCTGAACTATGAGACGATCGAGCAGAAGAAGGCGTACGAGGTGGCTGGCTTGCTGG gTGACATTGGAGGGCAGATGGGGCTGTTCATTGGGGCCAGTATCCTCACAGTACTGGAGCTGTTCGACTACGCCTACGAG GTGATAAAGCACCGGCTGTGCCGGCGGGGCAAGTGCCGCAAGAACCATAAGAGGAACAACACGGACAAGGGCGTTGCACTCAGCATGGACGACGTGAAACGCCAT AATCCCTGTGAAAGCATACGGGGCCACCCGGCAGGCATGACGTACGCAGCCAACATCCTACCTCATCACCCGGCCCGGGGCACCTTTGAGGACTTCACCTGCTAA
- the SMARCD1 gene encoding SWI/SNF-related matrix-associated actin-dependent regulator of chromatin subfamily D member 1, whose protein sequence is MAARAGFQSVTPSGGGGGAAAGAGALGPGTPGGPVRMGPAPGQGLYRSPLPGAAYPRPGMLPGSRLAPQGPSMGPPGYGGSPAVRPGMAQASLDQARKRPAPQQLQQVQPQAVPNRNHNAKKKKMADKILPQRIRELVPESQAYMDLLAFERKLDQTIMRKRLDIQEALKRPIKQKRKLRIFISNTFNPAKSDAEDGEGTVASWELRVEGRLLEDSALSKYDATKQKRKFSSFFKSLVIELDKDLYGPDNHLVEWHRTATTQETDGFQVKRPGDVNVRCTVLLMLDYQPPQFKLDPRLARLLGIHTQTRPVIIQALWQYIKTHKLQDPHEREYVICDKYLQQIFESQRMKFSEIPQRLHALLMPPEPIIINHVISVDPNDQKKTACYDIDVEVDDTLKTQMNSFLLSTASQQEIAALDNKIHETIETINQLKTQREFMLSFARDPQGFINDWLQSQCRDLKTMTDVVGNPEEERRAEFYFQPWAQEAVCRYFYSKVQQRRQELEQALGIRNT, encoded by the exons ATGGCGGCGCGGGCGGGATTCCAGTCGGTTACTCCCAGCGGTGGCGGTGGTGGAGCCGCTGCTGGGGCCGGTGCGCTGGGGCCGGGCACACCGGGTGGGCCGGTGCGCATGGGACCGGCTCCGGGACAGGGCTTGTACCGCTCGCCGTTGCCGGGAGCCGCCTACCCG CGTCCCGGAATGTTACCGGGCAGCCGGCTGGCACCTCAGGGTCCCTCCATGGGGCCCCCCGGTTACGGCGGGAGCCCGGCGGTGCGGCCCGGGATGGCGCAGGCCAGCCTGGACCAGGCGCGCAAGAGACCGGCGccgcagcagctccagcaggtgCAACCGCAGGCCGTGCCCAACCGCAACCACAA CGCTAAAAAGAAGAAGATGGCTGACAAAATTCTACCTCAGAGG ATTCGTGAACTTGTACCCGAGTCTCAGGCCTATATGGACTTGCTGGCCTTTGAAAGGAAATTGGACCAGACGATCATGAGGAAACGCTTGGATATCCAAGAGGCTTTGAAGCGACCAATTAAG CAAAAACGAAAGCTACGTATTTTTATCTCCAATACCTTCAATCCAGCCAAGTCAGATGCAGAGGATGGTGAAGGAACAGTTGCCTCCTGGGAGCTTCGGGTGGAAGGACGGCTGCTGGAAGAT TCTGCTTTGTCCAAATATGACGCCAccaagcagaaaagaaagttcTCATCCTTCTTTAAATCTCTGGTCATTGAACTCGATAAAGACCTGTATGGCCCTGACAATCACCTAGTAGAG TGGCACAGGACTGCTACAACTCAGGAGACAGATGGCTTCCAGGTGAAGAGGCCAGGAGATGTAAACGTGCGCTGCACTGTCCTTCTGATGCTGGATTACCAG CCTCCCCAGTTCAAATTGGATCCCCGCTTGGCTCGTCTCTTGGGGATTCACACTCAGACCCGTCCAGTGATCATCCAGGCATTGTGGCAATATATCAAGACTCACAAGCTCCAGGACCCCCATGAGCGGGAGTATGTCATCTGTGACAAATACCTCCAGCAG ATATTTGAATCTCAGCGGATGAAGTTCTCTGAAATCCCACAAAGACTTCATGCATTGCTTATGCCCCCAGAACCGATCATCATTAATCATGTGATCAG TGTTGACCCAAATGaccagaagaaaacagcttgctATGACATTGATGTGGAGGTGGATGATACCTTGAAAACTCAGATGAATTCCTTTCTGCTGTCCACAGCCAGTCAACAGGAAATTGCTGCTCTGGATAACAAG ATTCATGAAACAATAGAGACAATTAACCAGCTGAAGACCCAGCGCGAGTTCATGCTGAGCTTTGCCCGAGATCCTCAGGGCTTCATCAACGATTGGCTACAGTCCCAGTGCCGGGATTTAAAG ACAATGACTGACGTTGTTGGGAATCCTGAAGAGGAGCGTAGAGCTGAGTTCTACTTCCAGCCGTGGGCTCAGGAAGCCGTGTGCAGATACTTCTACTCAAAG GTGCAGCAAAGACGGCAGGAATTGGAGCAGGCCCTGGGAATCCGTAACACATAG
- the ASIC1 gene encoding acid-sensing ion channel 1 isoform X2 gives MMDLKVDEEEVDSGQPVSIQAFASSSTLHGLSHIFSYERLSLKRVVWALCFLGSLALLALVCTNRIQYYFLYPHVTKLDEVAATRLTFPAVTFCNLNEFRFSRVTKNDLYHAGELLALLNNRYEIPDTQTADEKQLEILQDKANFRNFKPKPFNMLEFYDRAGHDIREMLLSCFFRGEQCTPEDFKVVFTRYGKCYTFNAGQDGKPRLITMKGGTGNGLEIMLDIQQDEYLPVWGETDETSFEAGIKVQIHSQDEPPLIDQLGFGVAPGFQTFVSCQEQRLIYLPPPWGDCKAVAGDSEFYDTYSITACRIDCETRYLVENCNCRMVHMPGDAPYCTPEQYKECADPALDFLVEKDNEYCVCEMPCNVTRYGKELSMVKIPSKASAKYLAKKYNKSEQYIGENILVLDIFFEALNYETIEQKKAYEVAGLLGDIGGQMGLFIGASILTVLELFDYAYEVIKHRLCRRGKCRKNHKRNNTDKGVALSMDDVKRHNPCESIRGHPAGMTYAANILPHHPARGTFEDFTC, from the exons ATGATGGACCTGAAGGTGGACGAGGAGGAGGTGGACAGCGGGCAGCCGGTGAGCATCCAGGCCTTCGCCAGCAGCTCCACCCTCCACGGGCTCTCGCACATCTTCTCGTACGAGCGGCTGTCGCTGAAGCGCGTGGTCTGGGCGCTGTGCTTCCTGGGCTCGCTGGCGCTGCTCGCCCTCGTCTGCACCAACCGCATCCAGTACTATTTCCTCTACCCCCACGTCACCAAGCTGGACGAGGTGGCGGCCACCAGGCTCACCTTCCCCGCCGTCACCTTCTGCAACCTCAACGAGTTTCGTTTCAGCCGGGTGACCAAGAACGACCTGTACCACGCCGGCGAGCTCCTTGCCCTGCTCAATAACAG ATACGAGATCCCAGACACTCAGACCGCCGACGAGAAGCAGCTGGAAATCCTACAGGACAAGGCAAACTTCCGAAACTTCAAGCCCAAACCTTTCAACATGCTGGAGTTTTATGACCGGGCTGGCCACGACATCCGGGAGATGCTGCTGTCCTGCTTCTTCCGCGGGGAGCAATGCACCCCTGAAGACTTCAAAGTG GTCTTCACCCGCTATGGGAAGTGCTACACCTTCAATGCGGGGCAGGACGGGAAGCCCCGGCTCATCACCATGAAGGGGGGCACCGGCAACGGCCTGGAGATCATGCTGGACATTCAGCAGGACGAGTACCTGCCAGTGTGGGGGGAAACAG ATGAGACCTCGTTCGAAGCCGGGATCAAGGTGCAGATCCACAGCCAGGACGAGCCCCCGCTGATCGACCAGCTGGGCTTCGGGGTGGCTCCCGGCTTCCAGACCTTCGTGTCCTGCCAGGAGCAGCGG ctcatCTACCTGCCGCCTCCCTGGGGTGACTGCAAGGCCGTGGCGGGCGACTCGGAGTTTTACGACACCTATAGCATCACCGCTTGCCGCATCGACTGCGAGACCCGTTACCTGGTGGAGAACTGCAACTGCCGCATGGTGCACATGCCAG gcGATGCCCCTTACTGCACACCGGAGCAGTACAAGGAGTGTGCGGATCCGGCCTTAG aTTTCCTGGTGGAGAAGGACAACGAGTACTGCGTCTGCGAGATGCCCTGCAACGTGACCCGCTACGGCAAAGAGCTCTCCATGGTGAAGATCCCCAGCAAGGCCTCCGCCAAGTACCTGGCCAAGAAGTACAACAAGTCGGAGCAGTACATCGG GGAGAACATCCTGGTGCTGGATATCTTCTTTGAAGCCCTGAACTATGAGACGATCGAGCAGAAGAAGGCGTACGAGGTGGCTGGCTTGCTGG gTGACATTGGAGGGCAGATGGGGCTGTTCATTGGGGCCAGTATCCTCACAGTACTGGAGCTGTTCGACTACGCCTACGAG GTGATAAAGCACCGGCTGTGCCGGCGGGGCAAGTGCCGCAAGAACCATAAGAGGAACAACACGGACAAGGGCGTTGCACTCAGCATGGACGACGTGAAACGCCAT AATCCCTGTGAAAGCATACGGGGCCACCCGGCAGGCATGACGTACGCAGCCAACATCCTACCTCATCACCCGGCCCGGGGCACCTTTGAGGACTTCACCTGCTAA
- the ASIC1 gene encoding acid-sensing ion channel 1 isoform X3, with product MMDLKVDEEEVDSGQPVSIQAFASSSTLHGLSHIFSYERLSLKRVVWALCFLGSLALLALVCTNRIQYYFLYPHVTKLDEVAATRLTFPAVTFCNLNEFRFSRVTKNDLYHAGELLALLNNRYEIPDTQTADEKQLEILQDKANFRNFKPKPFNMLEFYDRAGHDIREMLLSCFFRGEQCTPEDFKVVADRIVYYLEYHHVTLLSEEDSPEMTFPAVTFCNINRVRVSQLSHEDLLYLAPLVDYEPGMELGFAPAQPSPGDEDEPLNLYGFFNRTCHQLEDMLLSCSYRGEQCGPGDFAAVFTRYGKCYTFNAGQDGKPRLITMKGGTGNGLEIMLDIQQDEYLPVWGETDETSFEAGIKVQIHSQDEPPLIDQLGFGVAPGFQTFVSCQEQRLIYLPPPWGDCKAVAGDSEFYDTYSITACRIDCETRYLVENCNCRMVHMPGDAPYCTPEQYKECADPALDFLVEKDNEYCVCEMPCNVTRYGKELSMVKIPSKASAKYLAKKYNKSEQYIGENILVLDIFFEALNYETIEQKKAYEVAGLLGDIGGQMGLFIGASILTVLELFDYAYEVIKHRLCRRGKCRKNHKRNNTDKGVALSMDDVKRHNPCESIRGHPAGMTYAANILPHHPARGTFEDFTC from the exons ATGATGGACCTGAAGGTGGACGAGGAGGAGGTGGACAGCGGGCAGCCGGTGAGCATCCAGGCCTTCGCCAGCAGCTCCACCCTCCACGGGCTCTCGCACATCTTCTCGTACGAGCGGCTGTCGCTGAAGCGCGTGGTCTGGGCGCTGTGCTTCCTGGGCTCGCTGGCGCTGCTCGCCCTCGTCTGCACCAACCGCATCCAGTACTATTTCCTCTACCCCCACGTCACCAAGCTGGACGAGGTGGCGGCCACCAGGCTCACCTTCCCCGCCGTCACCTTCTGCAACCTCAACGAGTTTCGTTTCAGCCGGGTGACCAAGAACGACCTGTACCACGCCGGCGAGCTCCTTGCCCTGCTCAATAACAG ATACGAGATCCCAGACACTCAGACCGCCGACGAGAAGCAGCTGGAAATCCTACAGGACAAGGCAAACTTCCGAAACTTCAAGCCCAAACCTTTCAACATGCTGGAGTTTTATGACCGGGCTGGCCACGACATCCGGGAGATGCTGCTGTCCTGCTTCTTCCGCGGGGAGCAATGCACCCCTGAAGACTTCAAAGTG GTGGCCGACCGCATCGTCTATTACCTGGAGTACCACCACGTCACGCTGCTCAGCGAGGAGGACAGCCCCGAGATGACCTTTCCTGCCGTCACCTTCTGCAACATCAACCGTGTGCGGGTCTCGCAGCTCAGCCACGAGGACCTGCTCTACCTGGCCCCCCTGGTCGACTACGAGCCCGGGATGGAGCTGGGCTTCgccccggcccagcccagccccggggatGAGGACGAGCCCCTAAATTTGTACGGTTTTTTTAACCGTACTTGTCACCAGCTGGAGGacatgctgctgagctgcagctaCCGGGGCGAGCAGTGTGGCCCCGGCGACTTCGCGGCG GTCTTCACCCGCTATGGGAAGTGCTACACCTTCAATGCGGGGCAGGACGGGAAGCCCCGGCTCATCACCATGAAGGGGGGCACCGGCAACGGCCTGGAGATCATGCTGGACATTCAGCAGGACGAGTACCTGCCAGTGTGGGGGGAAACAG ATGAGACCTCGTTCGAAGCCGGGATCAAGGTGCAGATCCACAGCCAGGACGAGCCCCCGCTGATCGACCAGCTGGGCTTCGGGGTGGCTCCCGGCTTCCAGACCTTCGTGTCCTGCCAGGAGCAGCGG ctcatCTACCTGCCGCCTCCCTGGGGTGACTGCAAGGCCGTGGCGGGCGACTCGGAGTTTTACGACACCTATAGCATCACCGCTTGCCGCATCGACTGCGAGACCCGTTACCTGGTGGAGAACTGCAACTGCCGCATGGTGCACATGCCAG gcGATGCCCCTTACTGCACACCGGAGCAGTACAAGGAGTGTGCGGATCCGGCCTTAG aTTTCCTGGTGGAGAAGGACAACGAGTACTGCGTCTGCGAGATGCCCTGCAACGTGACCCGCTACGGCAAAGAGCTCTCCATGGTGAAGATCCCCAGCAAGGCCTCCGCCAAGTACCTGGCCAAGAAGTACAACAAGTCGGAGCAGTACATCGG GGAGAACATCCTGGTGCTGGATATCTTCTTTGAAGCCCTGAACTATGAGACGATCGAGCAGAAGAAGGCGTACGAGGTGGCTGGCTTGCTGG gTGACATTGGAGGGCAGATGGGGCTGTTCATTGGGGCCAGTATCCTCACAGTACTGGAGCTGTTCGACTACGCCTACGAG GTGATAAAGCACCGGCTGTGCCGGCGGGGCAAGTGCCGCAAGAACCATAAGAGGAACAACACGGACAAGGGCGTTGCACTCAGCATGGACGACGTGAAACGCCAT AATCCCTGTGAAAGCATACGGGGCCACCCGGCAGGCATGACGTACGCAGCCAACATCCTACCTCATCACCCGGCCCGGGGCACCTTTGAGGACTTCACCTGCTAA